Sequence from the Desulfonispora thiosulfatigenes DSM 11270 genome:
GTGCACTGATTTCACCTATATACACCTTTTAAATGGTAGTTTAAGGTATAATTGCTCAATTCTTGATTTATATGATCGTAGTATTGTTGCGACTAAAACTACAAATTACATGACTGCTGATCTAGCAATAGAAACATTAAATGAAGCTTTGGCAAATAATAAACCTGAAGAAAATTTGATACTCCACAGCGATCAGGGGGTGCAGTACACTTCGAAATCATTTACAGAATATTGTAGTAATAACAAGATCATACAATCAATGAGTAAGGCTGGGTGTCCGTACGATAATGCCCCTATGGAATCCTTTTTTTGTAAATTAAAAAAC
This genomic interval carries:
- a CDS encoding IS3 family transposase; this translates as CTDFTYIHLLNGSLRYNCSILDLYDRSIVATKTTNYMTADLAIETLNEALANNKPEENLILHSDQGVQYTSKSFTEYCSNNKIIQSMSKAGCPYDNAPMESFFCKLKNEHIKHYEIKNDNHLNFLINDYVYGYYHHIRPHSALGGKTPFEARFT